The Oncorhynchus keta strain PuntledgeMale-10-30-2019 chromosome 17, Oket_V2, whole genome shotgun sequence genome has a window encoding:
- the LOC127908203 gene encoding dynein heavy chain-like isoform X26 has protein sequence MQTFSIFILEAYPPGSHRRLIAGYIGMHCYTVVTYPCTLQPQPYDSRIHRYALLHSRNLPLQPQPYDSRIRRYALLHSRNLPLQPQPYDSRIRRNALLHSRNLPLQPQPYDSRIRRNALLHSRNLPLQPQPYDSRIRRNALLHSRNLPLQPQPYDSRIRRYALLHSRNLPLQPQPYDSRIRRYALLHSRNLPLQPQPYDSRIRRYALLHSRNLPLQPQPYDSRIRRYALLHSRNLPLQPQPYDSRIRRYALLHSRNLPLQPQPYDSRIRRYALLHSRNLPLQPQPYDSRIRRYALLHSRNLPLQPQPYDSRIRRYALLHSRNLPLQPQPYDSRIRRYALLHSRNLPLQPQPYDSRIRRYALLHSRNLPLQPQPYDSRIRRYALLHSRNLPLQPQPYDSRIRRYALLHSRNLPLQPQPYDSRIRRYALLHSRNLPLQPQPYDSRIRRYALLHSRNLPLQPQPYDSRIRRYALLQSHNLPSVKDTFCSLSSPSLTHTHF, from the exons ATGCAGACATTTTCAATTTTCATTCTTGAAGCCTATCCTCCCGGGAGCCACAGGCGTTTGATAGCAGGATACATAGGTATGCACTGCTACACAGTCGTAACTTACCCCTGCACCCTGCAGCCACAGCCATATGATAGCAGGATACATAGGTATGCACTGCTACACAGTCGTAACTTACCCCTACAGCCACAGCCATATGATAGCAGGATACGTAGGTATGCACTGCTACACAGTCGTAACTTACCCCTACAGCCACAGCCATATGATAGCAGGATACGTAGGAATGCACTGCTACACAGTCGTAACTTACCCCTACAGCCACAGCCATATGATAGCAGGATACGTAGGAATGCACTGCTACACAGTCGTAACTTACCCCTACAGCCACAGCCATATGATAGCAGGATACGTAGGAATGCACTGCTACACAGTCGTAACTTACCCCTACAGCCACAGCCATATGATAGCAGGATACGTAGGTATGCACTGCTACACAGTCGTAACTTACCCCTACAGCCACAGCCATATGATAGCAGGATACGTAG GTATGCACTGCTACACAGTCGTAACTTACCCCTGCAGCCACAGCCATATGATAGCAGGATACGTAGGTATGCACTGCTACACAGTCGTAACTTACCCCTACAGCCACAGCCATATGATAGCAGGATACGTAGGTATGCACTGCTACACAGTCGTAACTTACCCCTGCAGCCACAGCCATATGATAGCAGGATACGTAGGTATGCACTGCTACACAGTCGTAACTTACCCCTACAGCCACAGCCATATGATAGCAGGATACGTAGGTATGCACTGCTACACAGTCGTAACTTACCCCTACAGCCACAGCCATATGATAGCAGGATACGTAGGTATGCACTGCTACACAGTCGTAACTTACCCCTACAGCCACAGCCATATGATAGCAGGATACGTAG GTATGCACTGCTACACAGTCGTAACTTACCCCTACAGCCACAGCCATATGATAGCAGGATACGTAGGTATGCACTGCTACACAGTCGTAACTTACCCCTGCAGCCACAGCCATATGATAGCAGGATACGTAGGTATGCACTGCTACACAGTCGTAACTTACCCCTACAGCCACAGCCATATGATAGCAGGATACGTAGGTATGCACTGCTACACAGTCGTAACTTACCCCTACAGCCACAGCCATATGATAGCAGGATACGTAGGTATGCACTGCTACACAGTCGTAACTTACCCCTACAGCCACAGCCATATGATAGCAGGATACGTAGGTATGCACTGCTACACAGTCGTAACTTACCCCTGCAGCCACAGCCATATGATAGCAGGATACGTAG GTATGCACTGCTACACAGTCGTAACTTACCCCTACAGCCACAGCCATATGATAGCAGGATACGTAGGTATGCACTGCTACAGAGTCATAACTTACCCTCGGTGAAGGACACATTTTGTTCACTAAGTTCCccctccctaacacacacacatttctga